Within the Vespa crabro chromosome 5, iyVesCrab1.2, whole genome shotgun sequence genome, the region CTACGAAGAAGCAATCGAAAGCTTCGAACAAGCAGAAGAATTTGCAACTGAACCACATTTAGAAAATCGTTTATTTCTTAGTAAATCCTACATAGCTATAAGTAATTATGAAAAGGCTATTTATTGGTTAAATGAAATTTGTCAACAAACGGTCGTAACTAAACAAGATCAGAATGTACAATCTGAAGCAAAAAAACTATTGCAAGAATATTCAAgttatctttgaaaaaagaatttgaagtGTAGCGGCttaatttacattttccaataatattttataatttaattataaaacaattaaataagatttgataataataacattttatagtggaaattgtaaaaatcgaaataataatagtattatggCTTTATTACTGAAACAAACAAAGCCGAATActaaaaaagtgaaaattaTCTTGCTGTAGAATATAGATGACAACATAGTAATAATGGATTGTAGGAAAAATGATCATATGATAATTCTGAGAAATGTAATACCCAATATggtttttttatatgatatttaatactttaaaaaatatatatatatatatatatgtgatattaaaatatatatattaatttctgaAATTccatatgattatttttttttctttatataagttttgcatctttattatataggaAATCAAGATCTAAATTCTTTATATAGATTTGTTAAATcaaacattcattttattacaaCCATGCTAATATTTTCTAGTATCAAAATGTGTAAATTTGCCTGTTATGTTTAATTGTGgggaatatattataatactttagtTCTTGTagtttttgaatatatttttcatatttattagataaagatcaataatgtatataatatatttgatttatacgaagtaataattttctcgGATGAAATgattttgtcttttattttctccttttttaataactttttactaatatataatttggATAGATCTatagtacataaatatacaaatatatttttatcaattttctattctacattgaaaattaaatcgatttatagggaatttttttaatatatttaatgatagaTGTACTAcacaaatacattttatatatttgtattcatctcatataatacaaaatacaaaatgaaatcATATACTCACTCTGCTTTTTAttagtttaatattaatttatatccagtaattttttaattacttatgTTAGAGAATAGCACTTTATAAGTTATTCTTTGGGGATTGTAGCCCTGTATTTAGTAGATCAATAATGGTCCAGCAGCATCCCAGAACTCAGTTCATACTGGGTAAAGAAGAGAGGGTGGTACAGTGAAGCCCTTGTAATAAGGTTGTAGAGAAGCCtaagaaaaacgatatttCACAAGAAAGCAGTTGACATCCAATGCCTATGAAGAATAGTtcaattgtaaaatttatatgtcaaagtaagtataacaattgtttttttttaataaagtataaataatataataatattattataagaaatatttattaaaattaatattaaaataataaaaaatattttgttttttatattgtttaataaaataaagactTAGATCGTgcatcatttaattatatttacaggCGGTAATGCGTGGACTATTGCGTGGTATGTTATACTGTGCTCTTTGGTATGGTAGTATTGTAGCTGGTTTCTTATTTATCGCTTGTCCACTTTTACCACTTTTGCTATTCAGTCCTCcaaaatttcgaaaatgtGGAGATTTGCTATTTTCTTGTTGGGAACTTTATCCCACAGTGAGTTTATTGTATtgatttcttaatattaatctttttttacatggtgaatattagataaatttattataggcACTGTTAAAGATATTTGGTGTAAAAATCTTTGTATCAGGAGATCATATTTCTCCTAACGAATCAGCTATACTTGTAATGAATCACAGAACACGAGTAGACTGGAATTTTTTATGGGCTGCGATGTATCAAGCATGTATGCCTGATATAGCTTGTCAtagattgaaatttattttgaaagatcCAATAAGACATATCCCAGGACcaggtaaataaaaataaatcattgtaaatgttataatataaactatattgctatacaaaataatatatttgacaGGATGGATAATGCAAATGAATGGCTTCCTCTATATAACACGTCGTTGGGAAGAAGACAAAGGTCGACTATTACGTACTCTGGACTATGTGGTAGCATTAAGAAGACGTACACAATTACTTATATTCCCAGAGGGTACAGATTTAACAAAAACTAGTAAAGAGAAGTCTGATAAATATGCTTTACAACATCAACTAcctcaatatacatatacattacatCCAAAAACTACAGGATTTAGTTATCTAGTACAACACCTCCAGAAAGCAAATTATCTTGATGCAGTATATGACTTAACAATAGCTTATCCTGATTATGTCCCACAATctgaaattgatttaattaggGGTAAATTACCACATGAagtacatttttatatcaaacgaATACCATCTTCAGATATACCTACACATGAATTAATGTTAAGGAAATGGTTAGAGGATAGATGGTCtgacaaagaagaaatattaaaaactttttatgaaaagaaaagttttcctACTGAAATATGGCCAACAGCAAAGATGTTACCATTACAAGCTGCATTCAGCTTCTGGAGTATATTAACTGgtaaatcgataaattattgacTAAAATAtccttaattttataaaatttaaaataaaaattaattttttcatatattctccatcttaatattaattttatatcatttcatataaattctctattttaattataaatgtaaatatattgtttatttacttcctaatataatctatatttacAGGTACGACAAtactcttattaattatttctccaATATTTCAACTATGGGCATTGATGCATGCTATCTTTTTCATtggattatctttatttacaaCTGGATTTAATCAAATTGAAATGGGATGGTATTGGCGCTGGAAAGCATATCCTTTTTCTGCAAAACACAGTTAATAACAATGTTTAATCAGAGTAAGTAATAAACTAATTTATGCTTTTCTGTCACTGTGATATTGGTATATCTAAGATTTAGATGTACAACTATCATATTTTTAGAAATGTTCCTTCCGTTGTACATGTtagattttaaagaaatatgtacttagaaaatgtatatatttccaaatggataaaaaaaatacatgaaaatgctaaaaagttaaaaatagcatcgtaataatgtataaaaattattatggcAAAAtcaagtaaaattattaatgtaattcataaaaatgatgaagTATATAGAGAAGTTTTGTACGTTtgttatatacacatatatatttatttacttatttattcatttactgCATGCCTTCCAACTTAGCACGAATATTAAAAgtgttttaaagataaaaaaaaattttgtaaatatgcccatgaatatgaaaaatcaatgtttttatacaattatatactaTTGCTCATTTCAGAAATGAGTCActtatagaataaaaatatttttgaactattaataataattaatctatcaaaaatcatcattttataattgcgtaaattaaattataaatgagagtaagaatattaagattgaaagaaatatgttCTTTAACTTCTGTATttccataaaaatattagtttgctatattcattaaactaaagaaaaaagtacaaatttgtttttaatttaaaaaaagaaaaataatataaataacagaattaaaaataatatgtggcatatatagtatacataagtatttaagttattaaaatttataggTGTCTACCCAAGAAAATAGTTAATGAATCATTgtcatgtattatttattttctattcagcaatattataatattaagaaattatataaaattagaaaaaatacaatatttactCTGTTGagcatatattaaaaaatactaaTTCGAAGTAAATATTGccctaataataaatttatatttttttgtagttataaatgtttaaaattaaGTAAAAGTGAATTCATGTGCCAAAGAGATACATGCAGAGAGTTTGTAGTTCtctaaatcataaatattaaatactaaagattatatatctattattctatatgtatatataaagtatgcttataaaatattttatttatgatagaAGAATTAggatttttatctatttcattattaaaaatattaatcattatattatagaaaatcttAGTATGATTCATTCATAACACTTCTTTTGTTCAAAGTGttgcatatatttaaattgtacCTATACtaaaaaatctaattataattctaGTCACGATCTTAGGTAGATGTATATGATtagaatgataaataataatactattttatatttagaacTTCCTATTTAACATTagaaagatttcaaatttttaaattaagtcTTGGATGAGATgcgtataaatattgtataaaagtAGTATTGttcaaattgtaataaaattgtattacaCTGTTAGAATCTAATTGTgtgttaatataaaatgtgaaTCTGATGTgttgttaatataaaatgtaaaataatataaaatatcttcaaattgtatttaacatacacacacactccgtatctatataaaaatacattaaatgaattatatatatttcaaggaTTAACACAGATATATGAATCTATATTTGAATTCTATAACACATAAAggtagaaaagatttttgtcaataataatatgaagtgaatcgaaatataaatctttttaaacgatttatttaaattaaaaaatattccttactttttattatttaccacaaaaatgtttataaatcgaatcttattaattttggacctcttttttgttttgacaTTCCTTTCTtgaacttttttttgttagacaaatgattatttttttcataatttgtGGATTCAGATTTTCGTCTTGTGTTATTAAGCTCTTCAATAGCTGAagaaattatagtaataatggaTTCATCCAACAAATGTTGCATTTTATTAGCAAAATGTAAAGACcaaattattgtttctttccatttattttgattttttaatattttacgagTAATATCCGGAAAATTAAGAACAACATTTCCAAAAAAAGACGTTTGCtccaatataaaaaacaagCCTATAAGATCAACgaaaatgatatcaataacatataatataaatcattgattttatatttattcttctcataatattatgtttatttttttcaaatatgacTTACCCTCTATTATAGCATCATTATTTGAAACGATTCCCTTGTTAATATTAGCCATTATATTCTCTAGCATTGATGTTTTatcttcaataatattaattgcatccataataatttgtttgatCATTTTGTATCTACCTTCATATGTATCAATATCTTCTAATATTTTGATAGCCTCTTCATATCCTTGAGCATTTCTTAAAAGCgattttttaactataatatatatatatatatatatatacataagttatcatgtaaaataaacatttaaacagagtattgtaatattaaaaatagtctTATAATGCGTACAAAATTCTCCATTTGGTTCTAATTGGAACGTTGCACTTTTTAACAGATTGTATTTGGTTGGCAGTTTAAACTTTTCGCTTCTTTTCGCGAccgttgaaattattaataaaaacttaatatacattaatacaaaaagtaattttttttgcatgatgacttaaaaaagaagtataatttattaatcttattataatgtGTTCACTAACTTACATTTGTAATGATATTCTTTCGCAAAtgcaaacgtatatatatatatacacacaaaatacgtttgatataatttaaatgatactTCTAAggacatatataaataacatagaATATAGGTCAAATATAGGTTTAATAAAAAGTGTCAACTAACGTCAACTGTTCTAACggataatattcatttttagtctaatgataatataatgttttatacTCATTTATACTCACATGTGATTTTCACAAATAAGTCATA harbors:
- the LOC124424042 gene encoding lysocardiolipin acyltransferase 1-like isoform X2 — its product is MPMKNSSIVKFICQSGNAWTIACPPKFRKCGDLLFSCWELYPTALLKIFGVKIFVSGDHISPNESAILVMNHRTRVDWNFLWAAMYQACMPDIACHRLKFILKDPIRHIPGPGWIMQMNGFLYITRRWEEDKGRLLRTLDYVVALRRRTQLLIFPEGTDLTKTSKEKSDKYALQHQLPQYTYTLHPKTTGFSYLVQHLQKANYLDAVYDLTIAYPDYVPQSEIDLIRGKLPHEVHFYIKRIPSSDIPTHELMLRKWLEDRWSDKEEILKTFYEKKSFPTEIWPTAKMLPLQAAFSFWSILTGTTILLLIISPIFQLWALMHAIFFIGLSLFTTGFNQIEMGWYWRWKAYPFSAKHS
- the LOC124424042 gene encoding lysocardiolipin acyltransferase 1-like isoform X1, which encodes MRGLLRGMLYCALWYGSIVAGFLFIACPLLPLLLFSPPKFRKCGDLLFSCWELYPTALLKIFGVKIFVSGDHISPNESAILVMNHRTRVDWNFLWAAMYQACMPDIACHRLKFILKDPIRHIPGPGWIMQMNGFLYITRRWEEDKGRLLRTLDYVVALRRRTQLLIFPEGTDLTKTSKEKSDKYALQHQLPQYTYTLHPKTTGFSYLVQHLQKANYLDAVYDLTIAYPDYVPQSEIDLIRGKLPHEVHFYIKRIPSSDIPTHELMLRKWLEDRWSDKEEILKTFYEKKSFPTEIWPTAKMLPLQAAFSFWSILTGTTILLLIISPIFQLWALMHAIFFIGLSLFTTGFNQIEMGWYWRWKAYPFSAKHS
- the LOC124424046 gene encoding coiled-coil domain-containing protein 134-like, whose amino-acid sequence is MQKKLLFVLMYIKFLLIISTVAKRSEKFKLPTKYNLLKSATFQLEPNGEFFKKSLLRNAQGYEEAIKILEDIDTYEGRYKMIKQIIMDAINIIEDKTSMLENIMANINKGIVSNNDAIIEGLFFILEQTSFFGNVVLNFPDITRKILKNQNKWKETIIWSLHFANKMQHLLDESIITIISSAIEELNNTRRKSESTNYEKNNHLSNKKKFKKGMSKQKRGPKLIRFDL